One window from the genome of Streptomyces sp. WZ-12 encodes:
- a CDS encoding AAA family ATPase — MTDSAWDILLLGGASGVGKSRAAAQLAGERGAFVVEFDDVVSALQRFTDAGHHPALHHFAGIPDTSVLDVDHVVELQVATAKALTPALLGVVDNRRTVDVPAVIEGDYLDPAAVARAVAEGSADGRRVRAVFLHEGDPTRIAANYAAREPDGGPQTHRAQVSARYADRLAEEATRHGLPVVAARPWHEVSTRIERALAG, encoded by the coding sequence ATGACCGATTCCGCGTGGGACATCCTCCTCCTCGGCGGTGCTTCCGGCGTGGGAAAGAGTCGCGCCGCCGCCCAACTCGCCGGCGAACGGGGTGCGTTCGTGGTGGAGTTCGACGACGTGGTGAGCGCGCTGCAACGCTTCACCGACGCCGGACACCACCCCGCACTGCACCATTTCGCTGGCATCCCCGACACCTCGGTGCTCGACGTCGACCACGTGGTGGAGCTCCAGGTCGCCACCGCCAAGGCACTGACGCCCGCCCTCCTCGGCGTCGTGGACAACCGCCGCACCGTCGACGTCCCCGCCGTCATCGAGGGCGACTACCTGGACCCGGCGGCCGTCGCCCGGGCCGTGGCGGAGGGTTCGGCGGACGGCCGCAGGGTGCGTGCGGTGTTCCTGCACGAGGGCGATCCCACGCGGATCGCCGCCAACTACGCGGCCCGCGAGCCGGATGGCGGTCCACAGACCCACCGCGCACAGGTCAGCGCCCGCTACGCCGACCGGCTCGCCGAAGAGGCCACGCGGCACGGACTGCCGGTGGTGGCGGCCCGCCCCTGGCACGAGGTGTCGACGCGCATCGAGCGGGCCCTCGCCGGCTGA
- a CDS encoding DUF4190 domain-containing protein, which produces MTQAPPPNTPPYGPGYAMPAPLPSGQATASMVLGILGLLMIPIVLPITALCLGISARRKADRGEAGGRNMAVAGIVLGSVGCGLAALGVIVAVVQFASSGSL; this is translated from the coding sequence ATGACCCAGGCACCGCCCCCCAACACCCCGCCGTACGGCCCCGGTTACGCCATGCCGGCTCCGCTGCCCAGCGGCCAGGCAACGGCCTCGATGGTGCTCGGCATCCTCGGGCTGCTGATGATTCCCATCGTGCTGCCGATCACCGCGCTGTGCCTGGGCATATCCGCACGGCGCAAGGCCGACCGCGGTGAGGCCGGCGGTCGCAACATGGCGGTCGCCGGCATCGTGCTGGGCAGCGTCGGCTGTGGCCTCGCCGCGCTCGGCGTCATCGTCGCGGTGGTGCAGTTCGCGAGCTCCGGCAGCCTCTGA
- a CDS encoding nuclear transport factor 2 family protein, with amino-acid sequence MPLTDEEKHEIGRQFHTALSTADWDRIRALLHDDATWSLPGDNTVSGTVEGADAVVARARKIGGYGLDFALLHILVSPTNMALSLHNTARRDDAVLDEYLSTVCTLRDGKIARIETYLSDVKGMNAFFV; translated from the coding sequence ATGCCCCTCACCGACGAGGAAAAGCACGAGATCGGGCGGCAGTTCCACACCGCACTGTCCACCGCCGACTGGGACCGCATCCGCGCCCTGCTCCACGACGACGCCACCTGGTCCCTGCCCGGCGACAACACCGTCTCCGGCACGGTCGAAGGGGCGGACGCCGTGGTCGCCCGGGCCAGGAAGATCGGCGGCTACGGGCTCGACTTCGCGCTTCTGCACATCCTCGTCAGCCCGACCAACATGGCGCTCTCCCTGCACAACACCGCCCGGCGCGACGACGCCGTGTTGGACGAGTACCTGTCCACGGTGTGCACCCTGCGCGACGGCAAGATAGCCCGGATCGAGACCTACCTCTCCGACGTCAAGGGCATGAACGCCTTCTTCGTCTGA
- a CDS encoding C45 family autoproteolytic acyltransferase/hydolase — MTKLTVFRSTQATPGERGRVLGRAFPDRMRRTSAFYDRLFAAVGIDQRDVVAWSREAFAHVGVRTPELAEEMEGMARGADLPLWRIAALNARTEILGRFGALPEPECSTVVHAPADGRPPVTAQTWDWHDGMRDGWFVWNIEHPDGRVVRTVTEYGIVGKIGVNAAGLGVHFNILGHASDKSVSDEGSWVPVHVLSRAVLDTCATVGEAAELAVTTPVAASSSLTLAGYAHGRATAAAIELSPVGSACLPPGADGYVVRTNHFVDPVLAEGEARGTAEPGTYHRLAALQERTAKLGDAPDRAALLSALVCHGEDGAEVCCHPQPEAAFGTRWVTLATVSLDVAGGSLAVHPGRPCSLAGADAWPVVG; from the coding sequence ATGACCAAGCTCACCGTTTTCCGATCGACGCAGGCCACGCCCGGAGAGCGTGGGCGCGTGCTCGGCCGGGCCTTTCCGGACCGCATGCGCCGCACCAGCGCCTTCTATGATCGACTGTTCGCCGCCGTCGGCATCGACCAGCGGGACGTCGTCGCATGGAGCCGGGAAGCCTTCGCGCACGTCGGCGTCCGGACCCCCGAACTGGCCGAGGAAATGGAGGGCATGGCGCGCGGCGCGGACCTGCCCCTGTGGCGGATCGCCGCGCTCAACGCGCGCACGGAGATCCTCGGACGGTTCGGCGCGCTGCCCGAACCGGAGTGCTCGACGGTGGTCCACGCCCCGGCCGACGGCAGACCGCCGGTCACCGCACAGACCTGGGACTGGCACGACGGCATGCGGGACGGCTGGTTCGTCTGGAACATCGAGCACCCCGACGGCCGGGTGGTCCGCACCGTGACCGAGTACGGCATCGTCGGCAAGATCGGGGTCAACGCGGCCGGGTTGGGGGTGCACTTCAACATCCTCGGACACGCGTCGGACAAGTCGGTTTCGGACGAGGGGAGTTGGGTGCCGGTGCACGTCCTGTCCCGTGCCGTGCTCGACACCTGCGCGACCGTCGGCGAGGCCGCCGAACTGGCCGTGACGACGCCGGTCGCGGCGTCCAGTTCGCTCACCCTGGCCGGGTACGCGCACGGGCGCGCCACCGCGGCCGCCATCGAGCTCAGCCCGGTCGGCTCGGCCTGCCTGCCGCCCGGAGCCGACGGCTATGTGGTGCGGACCAACCACTTCGTCGACCCCGTCCTCGCCGAGGGCGAGGCGAGGGGGACCGCCGAGCCGGGGACCTACCACCGCCTGGCCGCCCTCCAGGAACGGACCGCGAAGCTGGGCGACGCACCCGACCGGGCAGCCCTCCTCTCCGCCCTCGTCTGTCACGGGGAGGACGGGGCGGAGGTGTGCTGCCACCCGCAGCCGGAAGCGGCGTTCGGTACGCGGTGGGTGACCCTGGCCACCGTCTCCCTGGACGTCGCCGGAGGTTCCCTCGCGGTCCATCCGGGCCGGCCGTGCTCGCTGGCGGGCGCGGATGCCTGGCCGGTCGTGGGGTGA
- the lspA gene encoding signal peptidase II, whose translation MTNTQRTAATAEGGAGEEGSAGRRRVFLLLLVAGLVYAVDLVSKVVVVKKLEYHDPVPVIGNWLEIRVIRNTGAAFGLGGAMTLVFTLIAAGVAVVIVRLARRLYSVPWAIALGLLLGGALGNLTDRVFRAPGGLQGAVVDFLSVRGFSVMNFADWAIVCGGVLIVFFSFRGWELGQGRAGVAARTTGG comes from the coding sequence TTGACGAATACGCAGCGGACGGCGGCGACGGCCGAAGGGGGCGCGGGAGAAGAGGGGAGCGCTGGGCGCCGGCGGGTGTTCCTGCTCCTGTTGGTGGCGGGCCTGGTCTACGCGGTGGACCTGGTCAGCAAGGTGGTGGTGGTCAAGAAGTTGGAGTACCACGATCCCGTTCCGGTGATCGGGAACTGGCTGGAGATCCGGGTGATCCGCAACACCGGCGCGGCGTTCGGACTGGGCGGGGCGATGACCCTGGTGTTCACGCTCATCGCGGCGGGCGTCGCCGTCGTCATCGTCCGGCTGGCGCGCAGGCTCTACAGCGTTCCCTGGGCGATCGCCCTGGGCCTGTTGCTCGGCGGCGCACTGGGCAACCTCACGGACCGGGTCTTCCGCGCCCCGGGCGGCCTGCAAGGCGCGGTCGTGGACTTCCTCTCCGTCCGCGGGTTCAGCGTGATGAACTTCGCCGACTGGGCCATTGTCTGTGGGGGAGTGCTGATCGTGTTCTTCTCCTTCCGGGGTTGGGAGTTGGGCCAGGGACGGGCCGGTGTCGCCGCCAGGACAACCGGTGGGTAA
- a CDS encoding ABC transporter ATP-binding protein, giving the protein MNTPVIRTRGLTRTFSLKSGPVHAVRGIDLTVGRGEILGFLGPNGAGKTTTLRMLTTLLPPSGGEAEVAGCDLLRDPAGVRRRIGYVAQSGGLDPACAVREELLTQGRLHRLSKREVRERADELARDLDLLALMERPTGALSGGQRRRLEIALGLVNRPEVLFLDEPTTGLDPGSRAELWDLVRRIRVERGTTVFLTTHYLDEADALADRIVVVDAGTVVAEGTAAELKSRYAGGAAASLQDAFLAITGRSAAEEPLAV; this is encoded by the coding sequence ATGAACACCCCAGTCATCCGAACCCGGGGTCTGACCCGGACGTTTTCCCTCAAGAGCGGTCCCGTGCACGCCGTCCGCGGCATCGACCTGACCGTCGGCCGCGGTGAGATCCTCGGCTTCCTCGGCCCCAACGGGGCCGGCAAGACCACCACATTGCGCATGCTCACCACCCTGCTGCCGCCCAGCGGCGGGGAGGCGGAGGTCGCCGGATGCGACCTGCTCCGGGACCCGGCCGGCGTGCGTCGACGGATCGGCTACGTCGCCCAGTCAGGCGGGCTCGACCCCGCGTGCGCGGTGCGCGAGGAACTCCTCACCCAGGGCAGGCTGCACCGGCTGTCCAAGCGGGAGGTTCGGGAACGGGCCGACGAACTCGCCCGGGATCTCGACCTGTTGGCGCTGATGGAACGGCCGACCGGCGCGCTCTCCGGCGGTCAGCGCCGACGCCTGGAGATCGCCCTCGGCCTGGTCAACCGGCCCGAGGTGCTCTTCCTCGACGAGCCGACGACCGGACTGGACCCGGGCAGTCGCGCCGAACTGTGGGACCTCGTCCGGCGCATCCGCGTCGAGCGGGGCACCACGGTCTTCCTCACCACGCACTATCTGGACGAGGCCGACGCGCTCGCCGACCGCATCGTGGTGGTGGACGCGGGAACCGTCGTCGCCGAGGGGACCGCCGCCGAGCTGAAGAGCCGGTACGCCGGCGGTGCCGCGGCCAGTCTCCAGGACGCCTTCCTGGCCATCACCGGCCGGAGCGCGGCCGAGGAGCCCCTCGCCGTCTGA
- a CDS encoding AraC family transcriptional regulator translates to MSKIRHTPKATTAIRPLTAGQGIDAHQHDEHQIIYAGRGVLAVTTDAGTWIAPGNRALWVPAGTAHSPRAHGDLDLHTIGLPRSVNPLDLRAPTALTVGPLLRELIVAYTRGATNSAEAAAAPEREPERLRLRAVLLDQLRASPQQPMHLPTPTDPRLAAVCALLHRAPADDRTLAAFGAEVGASERTLSRLFRAELGMTFPQWRTQLRLYHAVVLLSEGVPVTTVACRCGWSSTSAFIDVFRRAFGHTPGAHLRH, encoded by the coding sequence GTGTCGAAAATCCGCCATACGCCGAAGGCCACCACCGCGATCCGGCCGCTCACCGCCGGACAGGGCATCGACGCCCACCAGCACGACGAGCACCAGATCATCTACGCGGGCCGCGGGGTGCTCGCCGTCACCACCGACGCCGGCACCTGGATCGCCCCCGGGAACCGCGCCCTGTGGGTGCCGGCCGGCACCGCCCACTCCCCCCGCGCGCACGGCGACCTCGACCTGCACACCATCGGCCTGCCGCGCTCCGTCAACCCGCTCGACCTGCGGGCTCCGACGGCCCTGACGGTGGGTCCGCTGCTGCGCGAGCTGATCGTGGCGTACACCCGCGGGGCGACGAACTCCGCCGAGGCGGCCGCCGCACCCGAGCGCGAACCCGAGCGGCTCCGCCTGCGCGCCGTGCTCCTCGATCAGCTCCGCGCCTCGCCGCAGCAGCCGATGCACCTGCCCACCCCCACCGACCCCCGGCTCGCCGCGGTCTGCGCCCTGTTGCACCGCGCCCCCGCGGACGACCGCACGCTGGCCGCCTTCGGCGCCGAGGTCGGCGCCAGCGAACGCACCCTGAGCAGGCTGTTCCGCGCCGAGCTCGGGATGACGTTCCCCCAGTGGCGGACCCAACTACGGCTCTACCACGCGGTGGTGTTGCTCAGCGAGGGCGTCCCGGTCACCACGGTGGCCTGCCGCTGTGGCTGGTCCTCGACCAGCGCCTTCATCGACGTCTTCCGCCGCGCCTTCGGGCACACGCCGGGTGCGCACCTCCGCCATTAA
- a CDS encoding glycosyltransferase family 39 protein: MPLDLASTTLAGRGCATTPPPTGGHRWPAWLVPALPAALALVLGLWGLSRRGAIWRDEAATWGVAERSLPEIWHMTGHVDIVHGLYYLFMHAIFEVFGPHLTALRLPSVLGAMVAVAVTAATARRLAGPLAGVAAGLTLAVLPAMQRYGQEGRSFTLVAAGVAVATWLLTGALGLAGPAGSTAGCTKQRRRTPEFLRWTAYATVMLATTLLNWLSLFALVAHGVTVLTASRHGQRPLLARWLMAAVVIAGGTLPLIVASSRQAGQVAWIQPPSAGSLLGVAAMLIVALACTRVPGLPRAPRSPAAVGLPLLAVPHLGLLLASWLVKPLYVDRYVLFASIGLSLLAGPALAWVAQALAARIRARHRRPGRPRTEALLAAIVAVALLALLPLELSLRTPESRTDDVRAAAEKVATVAHPGDGIVFIPAHRRDAVLVTPSSFRGLDDLALAETAGPSGTLYGTEAAPADIRAAMLTHRRIIVLSDRGSAPAAATAQDRAKLAVLAQHFTPAASGDAGGRQVTTYERNP, encoded by the coding sequence ATGCCTCTCGATCTTGCCTCCACGACACTTGCGGGCAGGGGGTGCGCGACCACCCCGCCCCCCACCGGTGGACACCGCTGGCCGGCCTGGTTGGTTCCCGCCCTGCCCGCCGCGCTGGCCCTCGTCCTAGGACTGTGGGGGCTCTCCCGCCGGGGCGCCATATGGCGGGACGAGGCCGCGACTTGGGGTGTGGCCGAGCGATCCCTACCCGAAATCTGGCACATGACCGGGCACGTGGACATCGTCCACGGCCTCTACTACCTCTTCATGCACGCCATATTCGAGGTCTTCGGACCTCATCTGACGGCACTGCGACTGCCCTCGGTACTCGGCGCCATGGTTGCCGTGGCGGTCACCGCGGCGACGGCGCGCAGGCTCGCCGGCCCCTTGGCGGGCGTCGCGGCGGGACTGACACTGGCCGTACTGCCGGCGATGCAGCGGTACGGGCAGGAAGGACGCTCGTTCACGTTGGTGGCCGCGGGCGTGGCGGTGGCGACCTGGCTGCTGACCGGCGCGTTGGGCCTGGCGGGACCGGCCGGATCCACCGCCGGGTGCACCAAGCAGCGACGCCGCACCCCGGAGTTCCTGCGTTGGACCGCCTACGCGACGGTGATGCTCGCCACCACACTGCTCAACTGGCTCTCGCTCTTCGCCCTGGTCGCCCACGGCGTGACCGTCCTGACAGCCAGTCGCCACGGTCAACGCCCCCTGCTGGCACGGTGGTTGATGGCCGCGGTGGTGATAGCCGGCGGGACCCTGCCGCTCATAGTGGCCAGTAGCAGGCAGGCGGGGCAGGTGGCCTGGATACAACCCCCGTCGGCGGGAAGCCTGTTGGGGGTGGCGGCCATGCTGATCGTCGCCCTGGCGTGCACCAGGGTGCCCGGCCTGCCACGCGCGCCCCGCTCGCCGGCCGCGGTGGGACTGCCGCTCCTGGCCGTCCCCCACCTCGGGCTGCTGCTGGCGTCCTGGCTCGTCAAGCCGCTCTACGTCGACCGCTACGTGCTCTTCGCGTCCATAGGGCTGTCGCTCCTCGCCGGCCCCGCCCTTGCCTGGGTGGCCCAGGCACTCGCCGCACGGATCCGGGCCCGGCACCGGCGCCCCGGCCGTCCCCGCACCGAAGCGCTGCTCGCCGCCATCGTGGCGGTCGCGCTCCTGGCGCTGCTCCCCTTGGAGTTGAGCCTGCGCACCCCGGAGAGCCGGACGGACGACGTACGGGCGGCCGCGGAGAAGGTTGCGACGGTGGCCCACCCGGGCGACGGCATCGTCTTCATACCCGCCCATCGGCGCGACGCCGTCCTCGTCACCCCCTCCTCGTTCCGCGGACTCGATGACCTCGCCCTGGCCGAGACCGCGGGCCCCTCGGGCACCCTCTACGGCACCGAGGCCGCGCCCGCGGACATCCGGGCCGCGATGCTGACCCACCGGCGGATCATCGTCCTCAGCGACCGCGGCTCCGCCCCCGCGGCCGCCACCGCCCAGGACCGGGCCAAACTCGCCGTCCTCGCCCAGCACTTCACCCCCGCCGCGTCCGGCGACGCCGGGGGACGCCAGGTGACGACCTACGAGCGGAACCCGTAA
- a CDS encoding ArsR/SmtB family transcription factor, producing MPAALFHPTREQMRLEHVLEALANPIRLRVVRTLAEEAESTCGAILPDVSKSTASHHWRVLRESGLVHQRREGRHLHMHLRREDLDSRFPGLLDSVLRSLEQQEGDGRDAS from the coding sequence ATGCCCGCTGCGCTGTTCCACCCCACCCGAGAGCAGATGCGCCTGGAGCACGTACTGGAGGCGCTGGCCAACCCCATTCGGCTCCGCGTCGTCCGCACGCTCGCGGAGGAGGCGGAGTCGACGTGCGGGGCGATCCTCCCGGACGTCTCCAAGTCGACGGCCAGTCATCACTGGCGGGTGCTGCGCGAGAGCGGGCTGGTGCACCAGCGGCGCGAGGGTCGCCATCTCCATATGCACCTGCGGCGCGAGGATTTGGACAGTCGGTTCCCCGGCCTGCTCGACTCCGTGCTCAGGAGTCTGGAGCAGCAGGAGGGTGACGGGCGCGACGCGTCGTAG
- a CDS encoding ABC transporter permease — protein sequence MTLLADTGIIFGRYLRATLRSKTSLFFGMLQPLLFLALFGPLLTRLDLGTRGSSWQTLVPGVLIQLALLGGSYVGLGLLMDRNLGVIDRMRVTPVSPLALLLGRTLRDVVQLVTQSVVLVLLGFLLGLRAPLVGVLIGLLFVAVLAGALSALSYGLAMNVRTPPEFAAIANTVGMPLMLLSGLLLPMTLAPGWLDGVSRVVPFRYTVDAVRQAFLGHYANGAVAVGAAVTVGLAALCLLLGTRMFARVRP from the coding sequence ATGACGCTTCTTGCCGACACCGGCATCATCTTCGGCCGCTACCTGCGCGCGACCCTGCGATCGAAGACCTCCCTCTTCTTCGGCATGCTCCAACCATTGCTCTTCCTGGCTCTCTTCGGCCCCCTGTTGACCAGGCTGGACCTGGGCACCCGGGGCTCGTCCTGGCAGACGCTGGTGCCGGGCGTGCTCATCCAGCTCGCGCTGCTGGGCGGTTCCTACGTCGGGCTCGGCCTGCTGATGGACCGCAACCTCGGGGTGATCGACCGGATGCGGGTCACCCCGGTGAGCCCGTTGGCGCTGCTGCTCGGTCGAACCTTGCGCGATGTCGTCCAGTTGGTGACGCAGTCCGTCGTGCTGGTGCTGTTGGGGTTCCTCCTCGGGCTGCGGGCGCCGCTCGTCGGCGTGCTGATCGGCCTGCTGTTCGTCGCCGTGTTGGCGGGGGCACTGTCGGCGCTCTCCTACGGGCTGGCCATGAACGTGCGGACGCCGCCGGAGTTCGCGGCCATCGCCAATACGGTGGGGATGCCGTTGATGTTGCTCTCGGGTCTGCTGCTGCCGATGACGCTGGCGCCGGGATGGTTGGACGGCGTCTCGCGGGTCGTGCCGTTCCGCTACACCGTCGACGCCGTGCGCCAGGCATTCCTCGGGCACTACGCCAACGGTGCGGTCGCGGTCGGCGCCGCGGTGACCGTGGGACTGGCGGCGCTCTGCCTGCTGCTCGGAACCCGGATGTTCGCCCGGGTGCGGCCCTGA
- a CDS encoding dienelactone hydrolase family protein, with the protein MADHDLTGFDRETFTHDGVRRRILRRGTGPAVIVMAEVPGITPKVLQFAQRVADIGCTVVLPVLFGTPGRDADPHHVGRLNAARYAGSTMRKVCVRKEFTALAIGKSSPVVTWLRALAAHEHERCGGPGVGAVGMCFTGGFALAMAVDDRLLAPVLSQPSLPLPITKRRAASIDISADELAVVRGRCERDGLQVMGLRFRSDRLVPDDRFAFLRRELGDAFTAVELSDEDANPQAAMAPHSVLTEHLIDEPGQPTRAALDEVLDLFRRRLLVGDQATGQATVQAADA; encoded by the coding sequence ATGGCAGATCATGACCTGACCGGCTTCGACCGTGAGACCTTCACCCACGACGGCGTGCGGCGCCGGATCCTTCGACGCGGTACGGGACCCGCGGTGATCGTGATGGCGGAGGTCCCGGGCATCACGCCCAAGGTGCTTCAGTTCGCGCAGCGGGTGGCCGACATCGGCTGCACCGTCGTGCTGCCGGTGCTGTTCGGCACGCCGGGCCGCGACGCCGACCCCCACCACGTCGGTCGGTTGAACGCCGCGCGGTATGCGGGCTCGACGATGCGGAAGGTCTGTGTGCGCAAGGAGTTCACCGCGCTGGCCATCGGGAAGTCCTCTCCCGTGGTGACCTGGTTGCGGGCCCTGGCCGCGCACGAACACGAGCGCTGCGGAGGGCCGGGGGTGGGGGCCGTCGGCATGTGCTTCACCGGCGGGTTCGCGCTGGCCATGGCCGTGGACGACCGGTTGCTGGCCCCGGTGCTGTCCCAGCCGTCGCTGCCACTGCCGATCACCAAGCGCCGGGCCGCCAGCATCGACATCTCGGCCGACGAACTCGCCGTCGTGCGGGGCCGTTGCGAACGGGACGGGCTTCAGGTGATGGGGTTGCGGTTCCGCAGCGACCGGCTGGTGCCGGACGACCGGTTCGCCTTCCTCCGCCGGGAGTTGGGCGACGCGTTCACCGCCGTCGAACTGTCGGACGAGGACGCCAACCCCCAGGCCGCGATGGCGCCGCACTCCGTGCTGACCGAGCACCTGATCGACGAGCCCGGCCAGCCGACGCGCGCGGCGCTGGACGAGGTGCTGGACCTGTTCCGCCGGCGCCTGCTCGTGGGAGACCAGGCAACGGGACAGGCGACGGTCCAGGCAGCGGACGCGTAG
- a CDS encoding MFS transporter, whose translation MPSPTRLPHPPERSPKRSVDPAAPASHPRSPIAALSVGHACVDVYQGAVSALVPFLVAERQYSYAAASGVVLAASLLSSVVQPLFGVLTDRQRMQWLLPLSTAVAGVGIALSGVSRSYVLTLVFVALAGVGVAAYHPESARVARLASRGSHTAMGWFSLGGNVGFALAPVLVTPVVAAGGLRATPVLVVPAAVGTVLALLALRQGASDPAGARKAAHSAGPDDHRSFLRLTLAIVCRSIVFVVLGGFISLYARQRTGGGATAGAVALFVLYLGGAVGTLLGSRLAARWDRVRVVRWSYVATVFAVAGVVLVPGPALYLFVALTSAGLYIPFSLQVTLGQDYLPSRVGTASGVTLGLAVSVGGVASPLVGALADATSLHTALLPLIALPAVGWLLTRRLPEPPVPSDI comes from the coding sequence ATGCCGTCGCCCACTCGTCTCCCGCACCCGCCCGAACGCTCGCCGAAGCGGTCCGTCGACCCGGCAGCGCCCGCGTCCCACCCCCGGAGTCCGATCGCCGCCCTCTCCGTCGGCCACGCCTGCGTGGACGTGTACCAGGGGGCCGTCTCCGCCCTGGTGCCGTTCCTCGTGGCTGAGCGCCAGTACTCCTACGCGGCGGCCTCGGGCGTGGTGCTCGCCGCCTCGCTGCTCTCGTCGGTCGTCCAGCCCCTCTTCGGGGTCCTGACGGATCGTCAACGCATGCAGTGGCTCTTGCCGTTGAGCACGGCCGTGGCCGGAGTCGGCATCGCGCTGAGTGGAGTGAGCCGTTCCTATGTGCTGACCCTGGTGTTCGTCGCCCTCGCCGGAGTGGGCGTCGCCGCGTACCACCCGGAGTCCGCGCGGGTCGCGCGCCTCGCCAGCCGCGGCAGCCACACCGCGATGGGCTGGTTCTCGCTCGGCGGCAATGTCGGCTTCGCCCTGGCCCCGGTGCTGGTCACCCCGGTGGTCGCGGCGGGTGGGCTGCGCGCCACACCCGTACTCGTCGTCCCGGCGGCCGTGGGCACGGTACTGGCCCTGCTCGCCCTCCGACAGGGCGCATCCGACCCGGCCGGCGCCCGCAAGGCGGCGCACTCCGCCGGGCCGGACGACCACCGCTCCTTCCTCCGGCTGACGCTGGCCATCGTCTGTCGCTCGATCGTCTTCGTCGTGCTCGGCGGCTTCATCTCGCTCTACGCGCGCCAGCGGACCGGGGGCGGCGCGACCGCGGGGGCGGTAGCGCTGTTCGTGCTCTACCTCGGCGGCGCGGTCGGCACCCTCCTGGGCAGCCGGCTGGCGGCGCGCTGGGACCGGGTGCGCGTCGTGCGCTGGTCGTACGTGGCGACGGTGTTCGCGGTCGCGGGCGTGGTCCTCGTGCCGGGCCCGGCCCTCTATCTGTTCGTGGCGTTGACCTCGGCGGGCCTCTACATCCCGTTCTCGCTCCAGGTCACGCTGGGCCAGGACTACCTTCCCTCGCGCGTCGGCACGGCCAGCGGGGTCACCCTCGGGCTCGCGGTCAGCGTCGGCGGCGTCGCCAGCCCCCTCGTCGGTGCCCTCGCCGACGCCACCTCCCTCCACACCGCCCTCCTCCCCCTGATCGCCCTCCCCGCCGTGGGGTGGCTCCTCACCCGGCGCCTCCCCGAACCCCCTGTCCCGTCCGATATATGA
- a CDS encoding polysaccharide lyase, producing MSPLPRSPLPRLSTSWRCLLAAGAALAATACTGASLPPTAALPGRTPAVHAGVWSGQFGDYGSASWKRAWGVASKGAWGQSDLKGVSDSTAPGDGSALQVTYGAGSSANSCSNCPNPGGGQFYTQLDKIGRSDLARSTTLDLKYSLKLPSGFDFGKGGKLPGLYGGTIGQESGGNHGDGWSTRYMFRAKSHPNEGEVYLYTPTNSGPTGYGVDVGLDSWKWLADGGWHTVEQLVDRASGDVTVWYDGKRALQSKATATGIADIPFSGVFFSTFFGGHDTSWGPKATERAEFADFSLSATAQH from the coding sequence ATGTCCCCGCTACCCCGTTCTCCGCTGCCCCGTCTCTCCACCTCGTGGCGGTGCCTGTTGGCGGCGGGTGCCGCCCTCGCCGCGACCGCGTGCACCGGCGCATCGCTGCCGCCGACCGCGGCCCTCCCCGGCCGAACCCCCGCGGTCCACGCAGGGGTCTGGTCCGGACAGTTCGGCGACTACGGCTCGGCGTCCTGGAAACGTGCCTGGGGGGTCGCGTCGAAGGGCGCCTGGGGCCAGTCCGACCTCAAGGGGGTCAGCGACTCGACGGCTCCGGGTGACGGCTCCGCGCTCCAAGTCACCTACGGCGCCGGCTCGTCGGCCAACTCCTGCTCGAACTGCCCCAACCCCGGAGGCGGCCAGTTCTACACCCAGCTCGACAAGATCGGCCGGTCCGATCTGGCGCGTTCGACCACGTTGGACCTCAAATACAGTCTCAAGCTGCCCAGCGGCTTCGACTTCGGCAAGGGCGGCAAACTGCCCGGCCTCTACGGCGGCACCATCGGCCAGGAATCCGGCGGCAACCACGGCGACGGCTGGTCCACCCGCTATATGTTCCGCGCCAAGTCGCACCCCAACGAGGGCGAGGTCTACCTCTACACCCCCACCAACTCCGGCCCCACCGGCTATGGCGTGGACGTGGGCCTCGACTCCTGGAAGTGGCTCGCCGACGGTGGTTGGCACACCGTGGAGCAGCTCGTCGATCGCGCCAGCGGCGACGTCACCGTCTGGTACGACGGCAAGCGGGCGCTCCAGTCCAAGGCGACCGCCACCGGCATCGCGGACATCCCGTTCAGCGGGGTGTTCTTCTCCACCTTCTTCGGCGGCCATGACACCAGTTGGGGGCCGAAGGCGACCGAACGGGCCGAGTTCGCGGACTTCTCCCTGTCGGCGACGGCCCAGCACTGA